CAGATGCTGCTTCTGGTCCTCGCCGACCGGCACCTCGGTCGCCTTGTAGAGCAGGATGTCCGCCGCCTGCAGCACCGGATAGGTGTAGAGGCCGACGCTGGAGCGTTCCTTGTGCTTGCCCGACTTCTCCTTGAACTGGGTCATCCGGTCGAGCCAGCCGAGGCGGCCGACGCAGTTGAAGATCCAGGCCAGTTCGGCGTGGGCGGGCACGGCTGACTGCGGAAAGATGACGGCCTTGGCCGGGTCCAGGCCCGAGGCCAGATAGGCCGCCGCGATCTCGCGCGTCTGGGCGGCCAGCTTCTCGGGCTCCTGCCACACGGTGATGGCGTGCATGTCGGCGACGAAGACGAACAGGGGCGCGCCCGTCTCCTGAAGTTCAGTGAAGCGTTTCAGCGCGCCCAGATAGTTGCCCAGGTGCAGGGCGCCCGAGGCCTGGATGCCGGACAGGATGCGGCGCGGGCCGGTGTATTGGGCCGGGGTCTGGTCAGTCATGATAGCGAATCTCGGAAGTCGAAAGGCGAATGTCGGCGCACGGTTTCGCGTGCGAAAGGCGGGCGTGCGGACGCCCGGGGCGGCGGATCAGCCGCGCCATCGTCCGTGAGCGAGAAATCGTCCCGAAAGCGCCATGCCCTCGCGCTTATCGGTTCGGGCTGCGAAGGGCAAGCTCACCGCGACCGCCGCACCAGGCCCTTGACCTCGGCCATCGTCACGGCGCGCGTCAGGAAGGCCAGCGCGACATAGGCCAGGCCGCCCGCCGCAACGACCAGCAGCAGGGTGATCTCCTTGGCGCCGTGGCTCGAACCCGCCATCGCCAGCAGGTCGGCGACCGGCGCCTGCAGCATCGGCCGCGCCCAGGACGCCGCGCCGACCACCGCCGCCAGCCCCGCGCTGGCCAGGGCGATGCGGCCCAGACGCCAGACGGCGCGCGGGCTGGGCCGGTAGTGCTCGCGCCGCCACAGGGTTGCGCCCAGAAGCAGCACATTGGTCCAGGCCGAGGCGCTGACCGCCGCGGCGATGCCGGCCACCCCCATGCCCAGGTTGAACAGGCCGATGGCCAGCACGGCGTTCACCGCCACCGAGGTCAGGGCGAAGACCATGGGCCGGCGCGTGTCGCCCCGCGCAAAGAAGGCAGGGGCCAGAATGCGGATCAGCACGAAGGCGGGCACGCCCCAGCCGAAATGCAGCAGAGCCCGAGCGGTGTTGACGGCGTCGACCTGCAAGAAGGCGCCGCGCGTGAACAGGGCGTCGATCAGGAAGTAGGGCATGGCCATCAGGGCCGCCGCCGCCGGCAGAGTCAGGGCCATGGACAGGATCAACGCCTCGTCCATCGACGCCTGCTGCTGAGCGTGGTCCCTGGAGGCCACCGCCGACGACAGCTTGGGCAGAAGGGCGATGCCGATCGCCACCCCGACCAGACCCAGCGGCAGCTGGTACAGCCGGTCCGCCGTCGCCAGCCAGGTGCGCCCGCCGTCGACGAAGCTGGACAGGTTGCCGGAGATGAAGACGTTGATCTGGGTGGCGCTGTTGCCGATGGCGGCGGGAACGGCGGTGATGATGATGGCCTTCACCGCCGGCGTCATTTTCGGCGGGCTGAGGCGGATGTTCGCCCCCGCCCTGCGCGCCGCCCACCAGCACAGGCCCGCCTGCGCCACGCCCGCGACCAGCACGGCCCAGGAGGCGGCGTAGGCGGCCTCGATCTGATCGCCCTTCACCGGGATGACGGCGGCCAGCATGATCAGGTTCAGCAGGATCGGATAGGCGCCCGAAACGATGAACCGCCCCCTCGCGTTCAGCACCCCGCTAAGCAGGGCGGCGATGGCCATGCAGGGCAGGTAGGGCATGGTGATTTGGGTCAGGATCACCGCCAGCTTGAAGCGGGCCGGATCATCCAGGAAACCGATGTTGATGACCGTCATCAGCCACGGCATGGCCAGCTGGGCGACCAGGGTCAGGGCCACGGTGACGGCGGCCACGGCGGCCAGGGCGTCCGTCGCCACCTTGTCGGCCGCCGCCTCCCCCTCGCTCTTCAGCGTCTTGGCGTAGGCGGGCACGAAGGCGGCGGCGAAGGCCCCTTCGGCGAAGATGCGCCGGAACAGATTGGGGAAGTTCAGCGCCGTGTAATAGGCGTCGGCCGCCGGTCCGGCCGAGGCGCCCAGCGCCGCCGTGATGACCAGGTCGCGCGCGAACCCGGCCAGACGGCTGAGCAGGGTCATGGCGCTGAAGATGGCGGAAGACCGCGCCACCCCGCCCGCCTTGGGCTTGGCCGTCGCAGCGGAGGCCGGCGGCTGGACCACCGGCTCGACCGTGGCGTTTGCGGCAGAGATCGGCGCGGCCGGTTCGATGGGATCGGTGTTATCGTTCACGGCTGTTCCTGCGCTCGGTCCCGAAACGCCTTAGCGCGCCTGCGGGCCGCTGGATACGGGCGAGCGGCCCAGCGCGCCTTCCAGATCCGACACATCGCGCACGCTGGCGCGCACAGGGGTGATGCTGCGCCCGGCGGGGCCTTGCGGCGCGCGATCCAGCACCTCCAGCAGGTCCGCCTTCAAGGCCTCCAGCTTCGCCTTGTCCTTGGGTTTCCGGCCGTCGGCGTCGGTGATGTAGAAGCCGTCCACCGCCCGCTCGCCGAAGCTGGCGACGTGGGCCGAGCGGGTCGAATAGCCGTGCATCGAGATCGTCCGCGCCAGATCCGCCAGCAGGCCAGGCCGGTCGGCGCCGGACACCTCGACCACCACGGCGCTGGTCCCGGTGTCGGCGTCGATGCGCACCACCGGCCGCACATCGAAGACGGCGCGGCGGGCGCTGACGCGCGGCGCCTGCATGGCCGAGGTCCGCGCCCCTTTCAGCACCGCCCGCTCCATCGCCTTGACCAGAATGGCCAGCCGTCGCGGCTCGCGCCCGCCATAGGGTTCGCCCGCCCCGTCCTGAATCTCGAACACGTCCAGCGCCATGCCGTCCTCGGCCGTGGCCAGCCGCGCGCCCACCACGTCGGCGCCGGCCATCGACAGCGTGGCCGCCAGATCGGCGAACAGGCCGGGCCGGTCGCGCGCCGCCACGGCCACGCGGGCGGTGGATTCCAGCGGCCCCTCGGCGGGCAAGGCCTCGACCGCCGCTCCCTCTCGCCGCGCCCGTTCGACCAGGGCCGGATGGTCAGCCAGAGGGTCTTCGCGCGTCACGGCGTCGCCCCGGAACAGGGCCTCGGTGGCCTCGAACAGAGCGCGCATCAACTGCCCTTTCCAGCCGTTCCACACCCCCGGCCCGACGGCGCGGATGTCGGCCACGGTCAGCACCATCAGCATGCGCAGGCGCTCTGGATCCCCTACCGCTTCAGCGAAGGCGCGCACGGTCGAGGGATCGGACACGTCGCGCTTCTGGGCGTAGTCGCTCATCAGCAGATGATGGCGCACCAGCCAGACGACCAGCTCGATCCGGCGCGGATCGACGCCCAGCCGCTCGCAGGCCCGGCGCGCGGCGATGGCCCCGTCCTCCAACTGGCCCCGGTCGCCGCCCTTGCCCACGTCGTGCAGCAGCATGGCCAGCATCAGCGCCTCGATATCGGCGATGCGGGGCACGATGGCGGTCGAGGCCGGGTGGTCGGCCTTCAGCTTGCCGCGCGCGATGTCGTTGATGACGCCCACCGCCTGCAGGGTGTGCTCGTCCACCGTATAGGCATGGTACATGTTGAACTGGGTCTGGCCGACGATTCGTCCCCATTCGGGCAGGAAGCGTCCCAGCAACCCCGTCTCGTTCATGATCGACAGGACGCGATAGGGCCGCTGGCCATGCGCCAGCACCGTCAGGAACGCCTCGGCCGCGCGCGGGTCGCGCCGCAGGGCGGGCGTCACCAGCGTCAGCGAGCGGATCACGGCGGCGAAGGCGTCAGGATGCAGGTCCAGGTCCAGCCGGTCCGCCTCGACGAACAGCATCAGCAGCCGCGCCGGGTCCCGGGCGAAGACATTGGCGCCCGTCACGGTCAGCCGCCCCTCCTCCACCGCCAGGCCGTCAAAGGCGAGCCTGACCCGGCGGCGGCGGATCAGCCGCGACAGGCCGCGCGCCAGCCCTTCCGCCTTCTTCTGCTGGCGCGCCTCCAGCTGGGCCGAGACGGCGCGGGTCAGGGCGCCGACCTCGCGCGCGACCTGGAAATAGCGGCGCATGAAGCGCTCGACCGCCAGTTCGTCGCCGCGCCCGCGCCAGCCCATGCGCCGGGCGATCTCGGGCTGGACGTCGAAGGTCAGCTTTTCCTCAGGCCTTCCCGCGACCAGATGCAGCAGGATGCGCACCCGCCACAGGAACCCGATCGCCTCGCGGAAGCTGCGCAGCTCTCGGGCGGTCAGCAGGCCCTCCAGCGCCGCCTGCCCTCGCTCGCTGTCGGGCGCCAGGGAGCGGGCGATCCAGAACAGGGTGTTGAGGTCGCGAAGACCGCCCTTGCCGTCCTTGATATTGGGCTCAACGCGGTAGCGGACGGCGCCGGTTTTCTGCAGGCGCACGTCGCGCTCGGACATCTTGGCGGCGATGAAGGGGCGCGGGTCGGCGCGGGCGACTTCGCTACGGAACCGCTTCAGCAGGCTTTCGCCCAGGCCTGCATCCCCCGCCAGCACCCGCGCCTCCAGCAAGGTGGTGCGCACCGTCATGTCGTCGCGCGCCAGAGCCAGAGTCTCGCCGATGGAGCGGAAGGCCGAGCCGACCTTCAACCCCAGATCCCACAGGACATAGTGGACGAACTCGACCACCGCCTGGGCGCGCGGACTGATCGCCTGCCCCGGCCGCAGGAACAACAGGTCGAGGTCCGAAAACGGCGCCAGCCCCCCGCGCCCATAGCCGCCGACCGCCAGCAAGGTCAGCCGTTCGTCCGGGGCCGGATGGACCTGTTCGGTCGCGAACCGCCACAGGCTGGTGAGCAGGGCGTCGGCGGCCTCGGCGTAGAGGCGCGCCGCTTCGGCGCCGTCGGCGGCGCTTTCGGCGCGGCGGGCGGCGCGGGCGCGGTCGGCGTCCAAACTTTCACGCAAAAGCGCGGTGACGGCGGCGCGCGGGTC
Above is a window of Brevundimonas naejangsanensis DNA encoding:
- the glnD gene encoding [protein-PII] uridylyltransferase, with the translated sequence MTASPPLPSAVLDAASAPDPRAAVTALLRESLDADRARAARRAESAADGAEAARLYAEAADALLTSLWRFATEQVHPAPDERLTLLAVGGYGRGGLAPFSDLDLLFLRPGQAISPRAQAVVEFVHYVLWDLGLKVGSAFRSIGETLALARDDMTVRTTLLEARVLAGDAGLGESLLKRFRSEVARADPRPFIAAKMSERDVRLQKTGAVRYRVEPNIKDGKGGLRDLNTLFWIARSLAPDSERGQAALEGLLTARELRSFREAIGFLWRVRILLHLVAGRPEEKLTFDVQPEIARRMGWRGRGDELAVERFMRRYFQVAREVGALTRAVSAQLEARQQKKAEGLARGLSRLIRRRRVRLAFDGLAVEEGRLTVTGANVFARDPARLLMLFVEADRLDLDLHPDAFAAVIRSLTLVTPALRRDPRAAEAFLTVLAHGQRPYRVLSIMNETGLLGRFLPEWGRIVGQTQFNMYHAYTVDEHTLQAVGVINDIARGKLKADHPASTAIVPRIADIEALMLAMLLHDVGKGGDRGQLEDGAIAARRACERLGVDPRRIELVVWLVRHHLLMSDYAQKRDVSDPSTVRAFAEAVGDPERLRMLMVLTVADIRAVGPGVWNGWKGQLMRALFEATEALFRGDAVTREDPLADHPALVERARREGAAVEALPAEGPLESTARVAVAARDRPGLFADLAATLSMAGADVVGARLATAEDGMALDVFEIQDGAGEPYGGREPRRLAILVKAMERAVLKGARTSAMQAPRVSARRAVFDVRPVVRIDADTGTSAVVVEVSGADRPGLLADLARTISMHGYSTRSAHVASFGERAVDGFYITDADGRKPKDKAKLEALKADLLEVLDRAPQGPAGRSITPVRASVRDVSDLEGALGRSPVSSGPQAR
- the murJ gene encoding murein biosynthesis integral membrane protein MurJ; its protein translation is MNDNTDPIEPAAPISAANATVEPVVQPPASAATAKPKAGGVARSSAIFSAMTLLSRLAGFARDLVITAALGASAGPAADAYYTALNFPNLFRRIFAEGAFAAAFVPAYAKTLKSEGEAAADKVATDALAAVAAVTVALTLVAQLAMPWLMTVINIGFLDDPARFKLAVILTQITMPYLPCMAIAALLSGVLNARGRFIVSGAYPILLNLIMLAAVIPVKGDQIEAAYAASWAVLVAGVAQAGLCWWAARRAGANIRLSPPKMTPAVKAIIITAVPAAIGNSATQINVFISGNLSSFVDGGRTWLATADRLYQLPLGLVGVAIGIALLPKLSSAVASRDHAQQQASMDEALILSMALTLPAAAALMAMPYFLIDALFTRGAFLQVDAVNTARALLHFGWGVPAFVLIRILAPAFFARGDTRRPMVFALTSVAVNAVLAIGLFNLGMGVAGIAAAVSASAWTNVLLLGATLWRREHYRPSPRAVWRLGRIALASAGLAAVVGAASWARPMLQAPVADLLAMAGSSHGAKEITLLLVVAAGGLAYVALAFLTRAVTMAEVKGLVRRSR